One stretch of Candidatus Oleimmundimicrobium sp. DNA includes these proteins:
- a CDS encoding site-2 protease family protein: MIDFSRIMFFIALVPAVIVHEYCHGRAAELMGDKTARLAGRLTFNPIPHIDLFGTIILPLILVFSGSPIVFGWAKPVPINPYNFKDPRKGMMYTGMAGPASNFIMAAIAGFAVRLGLFSYIPSIEAFLIYFLIINIVLGVFNLIPIPPLDGSRVVSGILPYKLAREYNKLEQYGMIILMIIFLFFNERLWATIGPVMSFLVYLLLGQHFI, translated from the coding sequence TTGATAGATTTTAGTAGAATAATGTTTTTTATAGCTTTAGTTCCGGCGGTAATAGTTCATGAATATTGTCATGGACGAGCTGCTGAATTAATGGGGGACAAAACCGCACGACTTGCCGGACGATTGACATTTAATCCTATCCCTCACATAGATCTTTTTGGAACAATAATCTTGCCTCTTATTTTAGTGTTTTCAGGCTCGCCCATCGTTTTTGGTTGGGCGAAGCCTGTGCCCATTAATCCATATAATTTTAAAGATCCGCGAAAAGGAATGATGTATACGGGAATGGCGGGCCCCGCTTCAAATTTCATAATGGCTGCGATTGCCGGTTTTGCGGTTAGACTTGGATTGTTTTCTTACATCCCTTCCATAGAGGCATTTTTGATTTATTTTTTGATTATAAACATAGTGTTGGGTGTTTTTAATCTTATACCCATTCCTCCGTTGGATGGTTCCCGTGTCGTATCGGGGATTTTGCCTTATAAGTTAGCTAGAGAATATAACAAACTTGAGCAGTACGGCATGATTATACTGATGATAATTTTTCTCTTTTTTAATGAACGGCTTTGGGCGACAATTGGTCCCGTCATGAGTTTTTTAGTTTACTTACTCTTAGGCCAACATTTTATTTAG
- a CDS encoding CBS domain-containing protein, whose protein sequence is MEIIVSHVNTDFDALAAMVAAQKIYLDAKLVFSGSQNRNVREFIYLHHDLIDFFESKQIDRDSINRVIVVDTKIADRLGELADVVSKPNVEVFTFDHHPPTDEDMKTTCDFSEETGSATTIFVKIIRDKKIIISPFEATLFALGIHEDTGSLTYPTTTYDDAEALAFLMAQKANIDLINYFLNLILTEEQHKLLNELLQSVHTTDVNGIRIMFTSAKATEYVDGASVLTHKIGDLENVDVIFSFIEMKDRIHVIGRSRADEVDVGKILASLGGGGHPQAGSAVVKGKSLKKIEKDLLDKISIYAKRPLTAKEIMSKPVRLVDSKMTIQGAGRLMLRYGHSGLPVVEDDELVGIISRRDVDKAIHHGLKHVPVKGFMSHNVIVVGPDKPIYEIQQLLMEEGIGRVPVVDGGKIIGIITRTDVLCVLHGSDYLSTSSSTQINTWFTKEKIKEKIANLLPKNVQNLLEELGELAKKEEKNVYVVGGFVRDLLLGYRNLDVDIVVEGDGIAFGRAIVEKLGGRIRAHKKFGTAVVILPNGFRIDVASARLEYYERPAALPQVEFASIRHDLARRDFSINAMALALNFPRFGELLDFFGGRRDIKKKSIRVLHSLSFVEDPTRIFRAVRFEQRYGFMMESHTEELAKKAIDMELVGELTNERVMYELVLILSEKTAWKAVERLWQLGALQTLHPKLNIDAELKLLFEQAFDSIPILDAYFTVKTRQWLVLLMMMLRNLDESELNEWCLWMRIKKKDAEMIKESILRGPEILKTLNLSAQLKDSELYFLLKDMGQESIAYIFSRSLNPQFRKRIIHYLTNLKSISTSISGKDLMKLGFEVSPLYNLVLRDLLIAKLDGLVKTNEEEKKFVKLVFEKLKGGIGT, encoded by the coding sequence ATGGAGATAATCGTAAGTCACGTTAACACAGATTTTGATGCATTGGCGGCTATGGTTGCGGCGCAAAAAATTTACCTTGATGCAAAACTCGTGTTTAGCGGCTCTCAAAATCGAAATGTTAGGGAATTTATTTATTTACATCATGACCTAATTGATTTTTTTGAGAGCAAGCAAATAGACAGAGACTCTATTAACAGAGTTATAGTGGTCGATACGAAAATTGCTGATAGATTAGGCGAACTTGCCGATGTGGTTTCAAAACCCAATGTCGAAGTATTTACATTTGATCATCACCCTCCAACCGATGAAGATATGAAGACAACATGCGATTTTTCTGAGGAAACCGGTTCGGCTACAACTATTTTTGTAAAGATAATAAGGGATAAGAAGATAATTATATCTCCTTTTGAAGCTACGCTTTTTGCTTTAGGTATTCATGAGGATACAGGTTCTCTTACTTATCCAACCACCACATATGATGATGCTGAAGCCCTTGCTTTTTTGATGGCTCAAAAAGCAAATATTGATTTAATAAACTACTTTTTAAATCTTATCTTAACCGAAGAACAGCACAAGCTTTTAAACGAGCTACTTCAATCGGTTCATACTACAGATGTTAATGGAATTAGAATTATGTTTACGAGCGCCAAAGCGACCGAATATGTAGATGGTGCTTCGGTTCTTACGCATAAAATAGGTGATTTAGAAAACGTTGATGTAATTTTTTCCTTTATCGAAATGAAGGACCGAATTCATGTTATTGGCAGAAGCAGGGCCGATGAGGTTGATGTAGGAAAGATTTTAGCGTCACTTGGCGGAGGCGGTCACCCGCAAGCCGGGTCTGCAGTTGTTAAAGGTAAATCGCTCAAAAAGATTGAGAAAGATTTATTGGATAAAATCTCGATTTATGCAAAACGGCCTCTTACTGCAAAAGAAATTATGTCAAAACCAGTTCGATTAGTTGATTCTAAAATGACGATTCAAGGGGCCGGAAGATTGATGTTGCGTTATGGCCACAGTGGGCTTCCTGTTGTTGAAGATGACGAACTCGTTGGGATTATCTCTAGACGAGATGTTGACAAGGCCATCCATCATGGGTTAAAACATGTTCCCGTAAAGGGTTTTATGTCTCATAACGTCATAGTTGTGGGGCCGGATAAACCGATTTATGAAATACAACAGCTCTTGATGGAAGAGGGGATAGGCAGAGTTCCCGTTGTTGATGGTGGAAAGATTATAGGGATAATAACTCGCACGGATGTTCTTTGCGTTCTTCACGGGTCCGATTACTTATCTACTTCAAGTAGCACCCAGATCAATACATGGTTTACCAAAGAAAAAATTAAAGAGAAAATTGCGAATTTATTGCCTAAAAATGTGCAGAATCTTCTCGAAGAATTAGGAGAATTGGCAAAAAAAGAAGAGAAAAATGTTTATGTGGTGGGAGGATTTGTTAGGGACCTTCTTTTAGGGTATCGCAATCTTGATGTTGATATTGTTGTTGAAGGTGATGGAATTGCTTTTGGAAGAGCCATTGTTGAAAAGTTAGGAGGCAGAATACGAGCTCATAAAAAATTTGGAACAGCGGTAGTAATTTTACCCAATGGTTTTCGCATCGATGTCGCATCTGCCAGACTTGAATATTATGAGCGTCCAGCTGCTTTGCCCCAAGTTGAATTTGCGTCCATTCGGCACGACTTGGCAAGGCGAGATTTCAGCATAAACGCCATGGCGCTAGCTCTAAACTTTCCTCGTTTTGGTGAGCTTCTTGATTTTTTTGGAGGCCGACGGGATATCAAAAAAAAGAGCATCAGGGTCTTACACAGCCTAAGCTTTGTTGAGGATCCCACTCGTATATTTAGAGCTGTTAGATTTGAACAAAGATATGGCTTTATGATGGAATCTCATACCGAAGAGCTAGCCAAAAAGGCAATTGACATGGAGCTTGTGGGTGAGCTTACCAACGAAAGAGTTATGTATGAACTTGTTTTGATACTATCCGAAAAAACTGCTTGGAAAGCTGTTGAGCGGTTGTGGCAATTAGGTGCTTTGCAGACACTTCATCCAAAATTAAACATTGATGCTGAGTTAAAATTGCTCTTTGAGCAGGCCTTCGATTCAATTCCTATACTTGATGCTTACTTTACCGTCAAGACCCGTCAGTGGCTTGTTCTTTTGATGATGATGCTTCGAAATTTGGATGAAAGTGAATTAAACGAGTGGTGTTTGTGGATGAGAATTAAAAAGAAAGATGCTGAAATGATTAAAGAAAGCATTTTAAGAGGACCGGAGATATTGAAAACATTAAATTTATCGGCACAACTAAAAGATAGCGAGCTCTACTTTTTATTAAAAGATATGGGTCAAGAATCGATAGCTTATATCTTTTCGCGAAGTCTTAATCCTCAGTTCAGAAAGAGAATTATTCATTACTTAACAAATCTTAAAAGTATTTCAACGAGTATTTCAGGAAAAGATTTAATGAAGTTAGGATTTGAAGTTTCTCCATTGTATAATTTGGTCTTACGAGATTTGCTTATCGCAAAATTAGATGGTTTGGTGAAAACCAACGAAGAAGAGAAAAAATTTGTAAAATTGGTATTCGAAAAACTAAAAGGGGGTATTGGTACTTGA